Part of the Methanobacterium bryantii genome, CAAAAATGTTCAAGTCTTTTTTTGGATAAAAAGAAATTACCTGGCCATCTATTTTAATATTATATCCAAAATTTTGCAATTTTTTGGCGAATATTTGGGTATCTTCTACAGATATCAGACGTACCTGCAGTTTACGTGCTCCAAATGTGCTAAGAATATCATTCAAAGCACCATATGAGATCACTTCTCCTTTATTTAATATGGCAATGTTTGAGCAGGTTTTTTGCATTTCATCTAAGTCGTGAGAAGAAAAAAAGATAGTTTTATCATTTTGTGTTAACTCTTTCATCATTTCTCTAATTAAATACCGTGATTCTGGATCAACTCCAGAAGTTGGTTCATCTAATATTAAAATTTGAGGATCGGATACTAAAGCTCTTGCAAAAGCTAACCTTTTGCGCATACCATGTGAATATTTTTCAACTTGGACATTAGCCCATTTAGATAGGTTCATAGCGCCAATTACCTCGTTTGCAGATTTTCTTGCTCTTTGATTATTCATATTGTGCAGGTTGGCCCAAAAAAGGATATTCTGCAGCCCTGTTAATTTTTCATATAGTCCATCTATTTCTAGCATGGCCCCCACGAGATTTCTCATCTGCATTACATTATTGTTATTAATGTATGGATTTTGTTCTAATACTCTGACATCTCCTGAAGATGGTTTAATAAGACCTAAAATTAGTTTTATAGTGGTAGTTTTCCCTGAACCATTAGGACCAAGATATCCAAATATCTGTCCCTTTTTGACCTTGAATGAAATTCCATTTAGTGCTTTGAAGTCCCCATAAAGCTTATGGACATTATTCAAGCTCAGAACTATCTCTGACAATCTTTTGGGCCTCCTTTGAGATTAGTAATTAATAAAATAAGCAAACATATATATTTTATTATACTAATAAATTAAGTTAATACTAATTTTGTTCTAAAATAGATAAAACAAAAATTTAAGAACCTAATCTCAAAAATAATGTAAATTTAAAACAGTTTTAATATGTAAAATTAGTTTAAGTTTGGGATACAATTCATTTTTTCGAGATAAAGTGGTTATATTTATAATGCTTTAATTAATTAAATAAACTTATGAGAGCCAGAGCAAGAGATTTCATATACACTAAAGACAATCTATTCTTTGCCACAACTTCTTATCTGCATCCAGAAGACAGGATTCTTTCATTTTTAAGATATATCCATGATCCTAATGGTAACAGGTCCAAGAATGGCCAGAAATATTCTAAAGTGGACTCTAAACAGGCTTACGATTTTTTAGGCGGTAAGTATCCTGAATATCTTTTTGGGCCTGATGGGGACCTTAAAATGATGGGTGTCCCTTTAGATAAGGTTGAAAAGATATTAAAACCAGAAGAACGACTTAATGAAATATTGAATAACTTTGATAATGATATATTACTTAAGAAGGTTGTAAAATTGGCAGGTATTTTCCATGATCAGGCAGGTATTCCTTACTCAAAAATGGGAGTTTCTGGTTCAATTTTACCTGGCTTATATGATCCCGCTGTGTCTGATATAGATTTTGTGTTTTACGGGCTTAAAAACCACAGAAAAGCAATGGATACCTTTGGAGAAATCAAAGACAAGAGTGATTTGAAGAGTATAAGTGACGAATATTGGACGCATTTATACGAAAAGAGAATAAAAGACAATACATTAAGTTATGAAGAGTTCCAATGGTATGAAAAACGTAAAAATAACAGAGGAGTAATTGACGGTACACTTTTTGACATTCTTTCCACCCGTGATTGGGATGAAATAACAGGAAAATATGGGGAAGAAAGATATGAATCAATGGGTACTGTAAAGATCAAATGTAAAGTATCTGATGCCATGGCCGCATTTGATAACCCTGCTACCTACAAAATTGAAGATGTTAATATTTTAAAAGGCCAGGATGTCGATATAACTGAAATTGTCTCATTTACTCACACTTATTCTGGACAGGCAAAAGAGGGTGAAGAAATAATTGCAAAGGGTAAATTAGAAAAAGTTACTGATAAAAATGTGAGGTATAGGCTCGTAGTTGGTACAACTAGGGAAGCTTTAGATGAGTATATCAAACTGAGGGATAGAGTTTAGTTACTTAAAACTTTCAAATTATAACAATTGATATCTTTTACAATCATTTAAAAAATTAAAATTTTTATCTTGATAGGGAGGCGTTTGATGAAGGATATTTATAATGTTGGGCTCATTGGGTTTGGAACAATTGGAGCAGGAGTTGTAGAAACTTTTAACCGGAATCTAAACCTTATGGAGCAAAAAGTAGGTGCAAAAATAAAGCTTAAAAGAATCGTAGATCTGGATATTGAAACTGACAGAGGTGTGGCAGTAGATAAAAATGTTTTATCAACTGATATCAATGATATTCTGGAAGATCCAGAAATAGATATAGTAATAGAACTTATCGGAGGCTACGAACCTGCAAAGACGTTCATTTTAAAAGCTATGGGCCATGGAAAACACGTGGTCACAGCAAACAAAGCTTTACTTGCAAAGCACTGGGAAGAAATCTTAAAAACTGCAAATGACAACAACGTCAGGATTTGCTTTGAGGCCAGCGTCGGCGGAGGTATTCCTCTACTTGAACCATTAAATGAAAGGCTTGCAGCAAACCACATTAAATCTATTTATGGTATAATAAATGGAACTGCAAACTACATTTTAACTAAAATGACTGAAGAAGGCCTTGATTTTGATGAAGTGTTAAAAGAAGCTCAAGATAAGGGTTATGCAGAACAGGACCCTACTTTTGATATTGAGGGGCATGATACTGCTCAAAAATTGATTATACTTACTATTTTAGGCTTTGGAACATATGTTGAGCAGGATAAATTCCATGTTGAAGGTATAAGCAAAATCAAACAGGAAGATATTGAATTCATCAAAAATGAATTGGGATACTCTATAAAACTCCTTGCAATTTCAAGAATTGAGGATGGAAAACTTGAAGTGAGGGTTCACCCTACTTTAATTTCTTCAGATCACCTCATTGCATCTGTAAATGGTGTTTTCAATGGAGTGTATCTTATTGGAGATATAGTTGGGCCAGTTATGATGTATGGACCTGGTGCTGGAATGATGCCAACAGCAAGTGCTGTAGTTGGAGACTGTCTTGATATCATGGAGAATATGGAGAGGCCTAACATATACGGTCCAAAAGACACAGAAGTCCGGGAAATAAAAAATATTGAAGATATCTGTTCCAAATATTACATGCGTCTTACTGTACTTGACAAACCAGGAGTTTTACATGCAATATCTGGTATATTAAGCAGATATGATATCAGTTTAGAGTCTGTAAATCAGAGAAGGAAAAATGAAGGTAGGGAAGTCCCTATTTTCTTAATAACACATGAAGCACTTGAGAAAAATATTAGAAGCGCTGTTAAAGAAATTGATGAGCTTGATTTAGTCAAGGAAGCTACCCTCTTTATCAGGGTTTTAGAGGATTAATTCTCTAAATTTCTATTTTTTTGGAGATTAAATTGCTTGTATTTCGGTATTTTTTAATTTTTCTTTATTTTTTATTCGTTTAAAGTTTTTTGAATTTCTAAATGGATAAAATAACTTTTTTTAAGATTTAAATTACCTTATTTTGGCTAATAAAGTTGTATTTTATTTTTTAATATTATTTTTATTATTCTTAAGTAACTGTGTTAAATCATAAATGATAAAAATATAAGAACAGGGAATATCATAAGATATTACCATGTTAGAATTTGTTGGATCGTTTGGAGAAGACGGATTTGAACTCAATTTTGCAGACCTGGTTTCACCTAAAGAGTGGAAGGATGAAATAGAAGCTAAATTGGCAACCTATAAAGAAGAAGCACATGTTGTAGATAAGGGAAGATTAAATTTATTCATAGTTTTAAAATTAAACCCTTTAGATGGTGAAGAAGAGGATATTAGGTACATATCAAGACATATAAATGAATTTACTGAATTTTATCATGAAGCTATACGTGAAATTAAATAGATGCTCTTTTTAAGCTTGTTTATATTCTATTCATTCTTTTTAGATAGTTAGAATGAGGAATATGTTTTAATTTTTAATTTGTTTAAAGTTTTTCGCTCATGTTTATTATCGTGTGCATGGTTTTATTCATTAACATGTTTACTGGTTAATCTAAATTGAATTTATTTTAAAAAAATTCCATTTATTTAATCAAAAATTAATGTTAATTCAATAATATTTGCACAATACTCCAGACATGAGCGAAGTTTTTTAACAACATTTTAAGTGCTGTTTAATTTGAAATGGGGTTATATTTTGTTTATAAAAATTTTTGTATATCTCATACTATTTATACGAGTTTTATAAAAATTAATATGAAATTAATAGGGGGATTACACTTTAAAAAGTGAATATTATGGTGTTTTTTAATGATTAGCGTTTCTTCAATATCTGAATTTGTATACTGCCCTGTAAAAGCATTTTTAAACCAGACCCAAAAGGACAATATTCAAACGCGCGAAATGATACATGGAAAACTGGTACGTGAGATTAGAAGGGGTTATGAAGAGATTACAAAGCAGAACATGTGGAGCATAAAAGAAAACATTGAATTAGAATATATCTTTAGCACTATCTTTGAAGAAGTCACTCCTTTTATCAAAAAGGTCTCAAAGAAGTACTCTGATAAATATGAAATGGATTATTCAGTTTTAAAAGATATATGCAATGATTTAGAGGATGATTTAAAATTGGAATCTCAATTTTTATCTTTAAAGGTTAAAAAAATTTTGAACACCACCTCTAAAAGGGGTAATGAAATTGCAGAAATGTTTTTCCCGCAGTCCCTTTTAGAGTTTCCTTTAAAAAATGAAGAACTTAATTTAAGGGGAAAAATTGACAAAATTGAAGTAGTAAATGGTGTTTATTACCCTGTGGAAGTTAAAACTGGGATGCCTCCATCTAAAGGTGTTTGGCTGGCTGACGCGCTTCAGATTGCAGCTTATGTTGTTCTTATGGATTATGAACTTAATAAGGAAGTACTGGTCGGTTTTGTTGATTATATTAAAATATGTGAGCGGCGGCCGGTTGTGGTTAATTCAATTTTACATAATAAGCTCTTTGGAGTGCTGGATGATATGCTCACCATGTTTGAAAAGCAGGAAATTCCAGAATTCAAGTTAAACAAGAACAAATGCGAAAAATGTGAATATATGGATATTTGTGAGTATTATGGTTGAAATTCTAAAATTAAACCCTTGAAAATCTGTCAAAATTTATAATTTTGACGCGACAAACATTTTATGTTTGTCAGCTTCGATTTTGGGGCAGAAAAAATCAAAGATTTTGACAGTTTTGTAGGCATAAAAAATCAGAGATTTTTTAATGATTTGTTTAATTTCCTCGGCTCCAAACATGAAATGTTCGAGAGCCACGAAAATTGAAAATTTTCGTAGGCTTTGATTTTTGAGGATTTTGAGCGAAAGAGTTAATTTTAAATTTAAGACCGTATCATCGTCAGGACCATTTTATATTTTTCAAGTGCTGTTAGTGCATGGGGCTCGTTTGCAGGCATTATAATCATTTCGCCTGCTTCTAAGACATTTTTATTGCCTGAAATAGTGATTTCGGCTTTACCGTCTATAATTTGAACCATGGCATCAAATGGGGCTGTGTGCTCGCTTAGCCCTTCCCCTTTATCAAAAGCAAATATTGTTACTGTACCTGTGTCTTTCCTTATTATCTCACGGCTTACAACAGAACCGTTCTGGTATTCAATTAAATCTGCAGTTTTTAATACTTTTCCTTTAATATCTTCCATTTTTTACCCTCCTGAACTTAATCATAAACATGTATGATACTTACAGGGCAGAGCTCTTCTGCTTGTGTGCAGCAAGATGGGTCTTCAACTTCTATTTCTTCGGTTTCTTCTGTATTTTTCAGTGCTTTTAAATGGGAAAGCCCATCTCCAGCAAATTCAAAGAAGTCAGGACATATATCAATACAGTTTCCACAGGATATACACATCATCCTTTCCAGTTCTACCTTTGCCATTTTTTCACCTAAAATTTAATTAAAAATTTTATTTTGCACATTTAAAGCAAAATTCTGTATCTCTATTAGTTTTAAAGGTTTTACCACACTTTTTACATGTAACAGATCTGAGGGTGGATTCATTATCAACAATATCTAGAGAACAGGCACATTTCCAGCCCATTTTGCCTTTTAATTGGGCTTCAAACTCCTTGTCAATGTTTGGATCATCTGTCATTTAAATCACCTTATTAACTATTAAAACAGGTAATAAAAATATTTTTCGTATTGAATAGAACAAATTATAATGTAAAATGAAAGGTGGTATAATTACCCTAAAATCTCTTTAATGTCATTTTCAGGAGTACTAATTGGCATAATGTCGTAATTTTCAACAAGGAAATTCATAATGTCCTCATTTACCCATGCTGGAGCTATTGGGCCCAAATATATTCCTTTAATTCCAAGGTACAGTAAACTCCACAGGATCGCTGCTGCCTTCTGTTCCATCCAGCTTAAAACAATTGTAAGCGGAAGTTCGTTCACTTCAAGCCCGAAAAGGTCTGAAAGTGCAGTTACAATGTCAATACCGACTATTGCATCATTACATTGCCCTATATCTATTAAACGTGGAATTCCTTCAATATCTCCGAGAGGCAGCTGGTTCATTCTGAATTTACCGCAGGCAAGGGTTAAAACAACTGTGTCCTCAGGTAATTTCTGCACAAATTCGGTATAATATGGTGATTTTGCAAGTGGAGCGTCACATCCTCCAACCAGGAAGAACCTCCTTATTTTTCCTGCTTCTACAAGTTCTTTAATCTTCGGTGCGAGTGAAAGGACTGTTGAAGCTCCAAATCCGGTTGAATAAATTGTGTCTCCTGGTTCTTCTGGGAGTTCAGGTAAGGATTTGGCTTTTTCAATAAGTGACGAGAAATCGTAACCATCAATATGCTGCACGCCAGTTAATCTGGCAACTCCTGTAGTAAACATCCTGTCTCTATAATCATCTCTTGGAGGCAGTACGCAGTTTGATGTTCCAAGGATTGCGACAGGATATTTTGAAAATACTTCCCTCTGGTCAAACCAGGATTTACCAAGTTGACCTGCAAGGTGTTTATATTTCCTCAATTTAGGGTATCCATGTGCTGGAAGGAGTTCTGAATGTGTATAAACGTTTATTCCAGTTCCTTCAGTCTGTTTTAACACTTCTTCTAATGCTTTAAGGTTGTGGCCGGTTGCAACTATCCCTCGACCTTTTTTTGTTCCGGTACTAACCTGAACTGGGGTTGGTTCTCCATAAGTTTCGATTAATGCAGTTTTAAGAAGCCGCATTGTTTTAATATTCATTTTTCCTGCTTCAAGGGCCAGATTTATTAGCTCTGGAACGTCAATATTGACATTGGTAAGAGTTGAGTAAAAACCTCTTTCCATGAATGCATCTACTTCAGGGTCTGTGTATCCAAGTTCTCTTGCATGGTATAGATAGGCAGATATTCCTTTGATTGCAAATAATAAGTTATCTTGGAGCCTTGCAGCTGTAGCGCTTTTTCCACACACTCCTTGTATGGTACAGCCGGTTCCTCTTGCTGTTTGGGAGCATTGATAGCAGAACATTTCCTGTTCTTCTTTCTTAACTTCTTTCTCTTTTTCTTCTTCCATTGCTTCAAACTGATCCTTTCCCACCCCACATACTGGACATATCCAATCATCAGGTAGGTCATCAAAAGCAGTTCCTGGGCCTATTCCATTATCTGGATCTCCTTTTTCAGGGTCATATACATATTCACATGCTAAACAGCGGTATTTTTTCATTTATATTACCTCCCATATTATTTTATATGTAAATTTTATAGTATGGTAAGAAGTAGGGATTTTACTGAGCTATATATCATTTTTATTGGATAAAAATGATATAAAATGCTTTAATGTTTATTTAGATTGTTAAAATCATCTTTTCAATATAATTTTTGTTTTTAGTTGTATTTAGAATTTTTGATAAAGTATTAATCAGATGGTATGCTTTAAATAATAATATAATTTATAAAATAAGTATTAAATTTAAATCATTTGAGGATCAAATAGAATAGTGGTGGTAATATGGAACTGGATGAAAATGCATTAAAACTGATAAAAAAATGCGAAGATAAGGAAGTAGATACGAGCGTTATGGGCGCTTGCACGGTCCTTTTAGAAGAAATGGATAGGGGAGAGATAGATTTAGGTGAAGACAAACCAGATGAATCATATATTCAGATGGCTCAAAATATTGCACCTGAAGATGTACCAAAAGTACTTAAAATGGCATTCAAAATCAAAGAACGACCAAATGTAAGTCCTGAGATGAAAATTGCTGCAAACAGGTTAATTAGGGCTATAGAGCAGTTTTAACTCTATTTTTTAGTCTCTTTAATTGATAGTAACTGTAGATCATGCAGTGTAAAGAATTGCACATTGACAAAATGCTTGAGAAACTGATTGGAAAATGTGGAGATAAATAAATAGATGTATGTATTATTGTGCGTTTAGTAGTTCTTTTGAAGAAATTGATAAAATAAATTTCGATGATATTGTGCAGGGGTCTTAGCAGAAATGGTTCATAATATTAAACCTCAAGATGTCTCCTCAAATTAGTTATAATGACATTTAAAATTAAAGAATAAAATTGGGCCTTAAAATAGTGGCTAATAGGTTATTTGGGGAAACACTAAAATCTAATTACTATTTATTTTAAATTAAGGAAGTGATAATATGAAAAAGGTACCTCTTGATGAAAATGCTAAAAGCTTAATAAAAAAATGTGAAGATAACGAAGTAGATACAAGCACAATGGGTGCATGTCAGGTCCTTTTAGAAGAAATGGATCGTGGAAATGTGGTGCTCAAAGACGAGCCTGGAGAGTCATATATTCAGATGGCTCAAAATATTAAGAAGGAAGATGTACCTCAGGTTCTTAGAATTGCATTTATAGTAAGGGACAGTGGAGATATAACTGATACTGATGTAAAAAATGCAGCAGCAAGATTAATACGAGCAATAGAAATGTTTTAATGGGATAAAATTTAATAATTCTCTTTTTTTTGGGATATATCTTGTAAAAACTATTTTTTTCCTTTAATTTGGATAAATTAACTTTCTGTGAAGGCTAAATTTGGATAAAATCGTTATTAGTATTATTCAATTGCATTGTATGTAATAAATATCTATAAATCCAGTTATAACACAATATATATAATTGGTGATAAAAAATGGATTCCAAATCTGTTGAACTTGTGAAAAAATGCCAAGAAAGTGCCGGAAGTGGAGATGTAATGGGCGCATGCAAAGTCATGCTGGAACTGATAGATAAAGAAAAAATTAAAGTAGATACAGATAGGGATCAATCATATCTTGAAATGGCTGAAAATCTTAAACCTGATGATGTAAGTAAAGTCCTTAAAATGGCACTTGAAATACGAGAAAGTGGAGATATTAAAGATACGGAGCTCAAAAACGCTGCTAGCATACTGATCAGGGCAATAGAGATGAGCTAATCATTTTTTAAAATTTTTTTCCTTTAACTCTTTTTATATTAAAAACTGCAGTATCTGCAACAGCCATAACTGCCATAACGCCTGCTTGAACAGGGTCTGTTACCACTAAATCTGCATTTTTTGCAACACTTCCAGGCATATTAAGGCTTATTACAATTACGCCGTGATCTTCTTTAATTTCTGCAACTGCATCTGAAATTTTACCACCCATAAGCGATCCTGCTAGAACCAGTGCTTCTACCCTTGGAAGTCTTCCTGCCGCATACACTGCATCTGCAAGCTCTTCTTCTCCTACAAGTGGTATTGTATCGATACTAATGCGTTCACCCCTTATATTATGCCGATCTGCTTCGGTTATGGCTCCTTGGGCAACCTGAGCAACCTGGGCTCCTCCTCCAATTATTATGATTCTTTTTCCGTATATTTCAGTTAATGAAGGATGAATTTCAATGTGATCAACGGCTTCAAACTTCAAAATATTTTTTTTAAGTTCTTTCCTGTTCTTAACGTCTTCTAGTTCCATATATACTGAAGCAGATTCGTCTTTTTCTACAAAAAGGTGAGTATATATAATATTTATCCCGCATTTTGCCATTAAATCTGTAATGTCCCTCAAAACACCGGGTTTATTTACAGATTTTATTGTAATTGCAATCTTTTCCATTTGAATCACATAATAATGATGAATTTGTAATAAATAATTAAATTATTAGTTATAGTCTTGTTTTAAACGTGATTAAATCTATTTAACTAATTATATAAATTTTATAGGTTAATAATCATCTTGTTCACTAAAATACTGAATTTTAAACTAATTTTTTAAATGTAAAAAGTGTAATTTTTCAATTAATATTGAATTCTATCATTTATAAGTTAATAAATTACCCATGTTCTCTTTAGTCAGCACTAAATTTCTATAATTTCTGGCACTCTGGGCAGATATAAGAAGACGTACTTCCTGTTTTTATTTTTTCAATGATTTTGCCACAATCTGGACATTTTTCTCCTTCTTTGTATGCTACTAAAAAGTAATCTTTACTGAATTCTCCATTTTTCCCGTAAAAATCTTTTTCATATGCCAGCCCTTTTTTATCAAGTGCATATTTGAGATTTTCTACCATAATTTGGAATAAATTATCAATTTGAGATGATTCTAAAGAATTAGCTGGTTTTTTGGGATGGAGTTTTGCCTTAAAAAGGATATCATGAATGTAGACGTTTCCAATACC contains:
- a CDS encoding ABC transporter ATP-binding protein encodes the protein MSEIVLSLNNVHKLYGDFKALNGISFKVKKGQIFGYLGPNGSGKTTTIKLILGLIKPSSGDVRVLEQNPYINNNNVMQMRNLVGAMLEIDGLYEKLTGLQNILFWANLHNMNNQRARKSANEVIGAMNLSKWANVQVEKYSHGMRKRLAFARALVSDPQILILDEPTSGVDPESRYLIREMMKELTQNDKTIFFSSHDLDEMQKTCSNIAILNKGEVISYGALNDILSTFGARKLQVRLISVEDTQIFAKKLQNFGYNIKIDGQVISFYPKKDLNIFEIINPQKIVDTWKSESSLEEAYLNLVADNNR
- a CDS encoding DNA polymerase subunit beta; translated protein: MRARARDFIYTKDNLFFATTSYLHPEDRILSFLRYIHDPNGNRSKNGQKYSKVDSKQAYDFLGGKYPEYLFGPDGDLKMMGVPLDKVEKILKPEERLNEILNNFDNDILLKKVVKLAGIFHDQAGIPYSKMGVSGSILPGLYDPAVSDIDFVFYGLKNHRKAMDTFGEIKDKSDLKSISDEYWTHLYEKRIKDNTLSYEEFQWYEKRKNNRGVIDGTLFDILSTRDWDEITGKYGEERYESMGTVKIKCKVSDAMAAFDNPATYKIEDVNILKGQDVDITEIVSFTHTYSGQAKEGEEIIAKGKLEKVTDKNVRYRLVVGTTREALDEYIKLRDRV
- a CDS encoding homoserine dehydrogenase gives rise to the protein MKDIYNVGLIGFGTIGAGVVETFNRNLNLMEQKVGAKIKLKRIVDLDIETDRGVAVDKNVLSTDINDILEDPEIDIVIELIGGYEPAKTFILKAMGHGKHVVTANKALLAKHWEEILKTANDNNVRICFEASVGGGIPLLEPLNERLAANHIKSIYGIINGTANYILTKMTEEGLDFDEVLKEAQDKGYAEQDPTFDIEGHDTAQKLIILTILGFGTYVEQDKFHVEGISKIKQEDIEFIKNELGYSIKLLAISRIEDGKLEVRVHPTLISSDHLIASVNGVFNGVYLIGDIVGPVMMYGPGAGMMPTASAVVGDCLDIMENMERPNIYGPKDTEVREIKNIEDICSKYYMRLTVLDKPGVLHAISGILSRYDISLESVNQRRKNEGREVPIFLITHEALEKNIRSAVKEIDELDLVKEATLFIRVLED
- a CDS encoding Dna2/Cas4 domain-containing protein produces the protein MISVSSISEFVYCPVKAFLNQTQKDNIQTREMIHGKLVREIRRGYEEITKQNMWSIKENIELEYIFSTIFEEVTPFIKKVSKKYSDKYEMDYSVLKDICNDLEDDLKLESQFLSLKVKKILNTTSKRGNEIAEMFFPQSLLEFPLKNEELNLRGKIDKIEVVNGVYYPVEVKTGMPPSKGVWLADALQIAAYVVLMDYELNKEVLVGFVDYIKICERRPVVVNSILHNKLFGVLDDMLTMFEKQEIPEFKLNKNKCEKCEYMDICEYYG
- a CDS encoding cupin domain-containing protein, with translation MEDIKGKVLKTADLIEYQNGSVVSREIIRKDTGTVTIFAFDKGEGLSEHTAPFDAMVQIIDGKAEITISGNKNVLEAGEMIIMPANEPHALTALEKYKMVLTMIRS
- a CDS encoding ferredoxin; amino-acid sequence: MAKVELERMMCISCGNCIDICPDFFEFAGDGLSHLKALKNTEETEEIEVEDPSCCTQAEELCPVSIIHVYD
- the hcp gene encoding hydroxylamine reductase, yielding MKKYRCLACEYVYDPEKGDPDNGIGPGTAFDDLPDDWICPVCGVGKDQFEAMEEEKEKEVKKEEQEMFCYQCSQTARGTGCTIQGVCGKSATAARLQDNLLFAIKGISAYLYHARELGYTDPEVDAFMERGFYSTLTNVNIDVPELINLALEAGKMNIKTMRLLKTALIETYGEPTPVQVSTGTKKGRGIVATGHNLKALEEVLKQTEGTGINVYTHSELLPAHGYPKLRKYKHLAGQLGKSWFDQREVFSKYPVAILGTSNCVLPPRDDYRDRMFTTGVARLTGVQHIDGYDFSSLIEKAKSLPELPEEPGDTIYSTGFGASTVLSLAPKIKELVEAGKIRRFFLVGGCDAPLAKSPYYTEFVQKLPEDTVVLTLACGKFRMNQLPLGDIEGIPRLIDIGQCNDAIVGIDIVTALSDLFGLEVNELPLTIVLSWMEQKAAAILWSLLYLGIKGIYLGPIAPAWVNEDIMNFLVENYDIMPISTPENDIKEILG
- a CDS encoding DUF5612 domain-containing protein gives rise to the protein MEKIAITIKSVNKPGVLRDITDLMAKCGINIIYTHLFVEKDESASVYMELEDVKNRKELKKNILKFEAVDHIEIHPSLTEIYGKRIIIIGGGAQVAQVAQGAITEADRHNIRGERISIDTIPLVGEEELADAVYAAGRLPRVEALVLAGSLMGGKISDAVAEIKEDHGVIVISLNMPGSVAKNADLVVTDPVQAGVMAVMAVADTAVFNIKRVKGKKF